The proteins below come from a single Aquificaceae bacterium genomic window:
- a CDS encoding DsbC family protein has product MRLLLTLLLLLKLSLAQDLYTEFIRSQVREIPLNKAIVVGKGKRELITFINPDCGHCRKEWQALRPHLDKVKVYVFLLPFRSFPESYAKSYYIACSKDKLKALDEVLSGKFDGRPPQVKECPLVYEHIKIAEKLNVRGTPYNIILGSYKVIEGYSPALLEHLGIR; this is encoded by the coding sequence ATGAGACTTCTATTAACTCTCTTGCTACTTTTGAAGCTAAGCCTTGCCCAAGACCTATACACAGAGTTTATAAGGTCTCAAGTTAGAGAAATACCCCTCAACAAGGCTATCGTGGTAGGTAAAGGAAAAAGGGAGCTTATAACCTTTATAAACCCTGACTGTGGACACTGCAGGAAAGAGTGGCAAGCCCTAAGACCTCACTTAGACAAGGTAAAGGTCTATGTTTTTCTTTTACCTTTTAGGAGCTTTCCAGAAAGCTACGCCAAGTCTTATTACATAGCCTGCTCAAAGGATAAACTAAAAGCACTTGATGAAGTCCTATCTGGAAAGTTTGACGGAAGACCTCCACAGGTAAAGGAGTGTCCTCTTGTTTATGAGCACATAAAGATAGCGGAAAAGTTAAATGTGCGGGGAACTCCATACAACATAATACTTGGGAGCTACAAGGTTATAGAAGGCTATAGCCCAGCTCTCTTGGAACATCTTGGTATTAGATGA
- a CDS encoding S41 family peptidase, whose translation MGVSFLLVLLLLHLSFAGEDCPREELLKKIIPLMERHYLWWDKIKDSQWKSEQELMEHLRKIGDRWTSITRQEEDRLWYSSSKMVGLGVRWDDRGYVIKVFPNSPAQRYGVREGDLIVSINGISDKSQWRRAIREVRKGEVINLEIIRDGLFMEIGVVKGEFLVPVIEEVRLIEYGDKKVGYIKLVNFTQPAVEQFREAMEKFNANNIDVLILDLRDNGGGLISVAKSIVDMLIGGEGVMFYLEGRGRNLGVYQFTNRQGFNKPIIVLVNKHTASASELVATLLRRYAGAVIVGENTVGKYVGSNMYVLDACGNVLRLITFEMKLPSGEPVATDKGINPDCRLENGDPIERSLECLSSHTLGVSPAGQP comes from the coding sequence ATGGGTGTGTCTTTCCTACTTGTGCTTTTGCTTCTACATTTATCCTTTGCAGGGGAAGACTGTCCGAGGGAGGAGCTATTAAAGAAGATTATCCCTCTTATGGAAAGACATTACCTTTGGTGGGATAAGATAAAGGATAGTCAGTGGAAAAGTGAGCAGGAGCTAATGGAACATCTAAGAAAGATAGGTGACCGTTGGACTTCTATAACAAGGCAGGAAGAAGACAGGCTTTGGTATTCAAGTTCAAAGATGGTGGGTCTTGGTGTGCGGTGGGACGACAGGGGGTATGTGATTAAGGTTTTTCCAAACTCTCCTGCACAGCGGTATGGTGTAAGGGAAGGCGATTTAATAGTATCCATAAATGGTATAAGCGATAAAAGCCAATGGAGAAGAGCTATAAGGGAGGTAAGAAAGGGAGAAGTTATAAACCTTGAGATAATAAGGGATGGATTGTTTATGGAGATAGGTGTGGTGAAGGGAGAGTTCCTTGTGCCTGTAATAGAAGAAGTGAGGCTAATAGAGTATGGTGATAAAAAGGTGGGATATATAAAGCTCGTAAACTTCACACAGCCTGCGGTAGAGCAGTTTAGGGAGGCTATGGAAAAATTCAACGCCAACAACATAGACGTCCTTATACTTGACCTAAGGGATAACGGTGGTGGGCTTATCTCTGTAGCCAAAAGTATTGTGGATATGCTAATAGGTGGTGAAGGTGTTATGTTTTACCTTGAGGGGCGAGGGAGAAACTTAGGAGTATATCAGTTTACAAACAGACAGGGCTTTAATAAACCAATTATTGTGCTTGTTAATAAACACACTGCCTCTGCATCGGAGCTGGTAGCCACTTTGCTTAGAAGGTATGCGGGTGCGGTTATAGTGGGGGAAAACACGGTAGGCAAGTATGTAGGGAGCAATATGTATGTGCTTGACGCTTGCGGTAATGTGTTAAGGCTTATAACCTTTGAGATGAAACTTCCAAGTGGTGAGCCTGTGGCTACAGATAAAGGCATAAACCCTGACTGTAGATTAGAAAATGGAGATCCTATAGAGCGTTCTCTTGAATGTCTTTCTTCTCATACCCTTGGAGTATCTCCTGCAGGACAGCCTTGA
- a CDS encoding Uma2 family endonuclease, which translates to MIVEKVWTYEDYLSLEEEKRYEIIDGELFEMPAPSVRHQEISGRLYVKLFNHIVESSLGKVLYAPIDVVLSEKDLLQPDLVVVLKENLSIVQERGIFGAPDLVVEIVSASSYKRDTEDKKKLYASYGVKEYWLVLPELRLIEVLTLQEGEYRAFSFACERGKVCSKVVEGLCVDLEEVFR; encoded by the coding sequence ATGATAGTGGAGAAGGTCTGGACTTATGAAGATTATTTAAGCCTTGAGGAAGAGAAAAGGTATGAGATAATTGACGGGGAGCTATTTGAAATGCCAGCACCCAGCGTTAGACATCAAGAGATATCTGGTAGGTTGTATGTGAAACTTTTCAACCATATAGTGGAGAGCTCTCTCGGGAAAGTCCTTTACGCTCCTATAGACGTGGTGCTTTCGGAGAAGGACCTTCTCCAGCCAGACCTTGTGGTGGTGCTTAAGGAGAACTTGTCTATAGTTCAAGAAAGAGGCATCTTTGGTGCTCCAGACCTTGTGGTGGAAATTGTATCTGCCAGCTCTTACAAAAGGGACACAGAGGACAAAAAGAAACTATACGCAAGCTATGGTGTAAAGGAATACTGGCTTGTGCTTCCAGAGCTAAGGCTCATTGAAGTGCTTACCCTTCAAGAAGGCGAATACAGGGCTTTCTCCTTTGCCTGTGAAAGGGGCAAGGTGTGTTCAAAGGTGGTTGAGGGTTTGTGTGTTGACCTTGAGGAGGTCTTTAGGTGA
- a CDS encoding thiamine pyrophosphate-dependent enzyme, producing MSYKIYEINEEFLDVMPQEIKDLQFKATWGNPKRGVMDLPYSKELIEEHSLCAGCPESMALRYILASLPNPEDTIIVNSTGCTSLVFPHIALHTVHSLFGNQNAVASGIKRVLEWRFPDKVKDVVVIAGDGATVDIGLDCTLQSFFRQEKITTICFDNEVYANTGGQESGTTVKGHVFKMAPKGKQWEKVPMWQLAIDSGCHYVARLTVSSPKRVETVIKKAIYVAREVGPTYVHLYTPCILEIGLNSDDGLDEMRQRDKERFAFFEYVSEPAKEVIERKKEEGLL from the coding sequence ATGTCATATAAGATCTACGAAATAAACGAAGAGTTTTTGGATGTGATGCCTCAGGAGATAAAAGACCTTCAGTTTAAGGCTACCTGGGGCAACCCCAAAAGGGGTGTTATGGACCTTCCCTATTCAAAGGAGCTAATAGAGGAGCACTCCCTGTGTGCGGGATGTCCCGAGTCCATGGCTCTAAGATACATCCTTGCCTCCTTGCCAAACCCAGAGGATACCATAATAGTTAACTCTACGGGATGCACCTCTTTGGTCTTTCCTCATATAGCCCTTCATACTGTCCACTCTCTCTTTGGAAACCAGAACGCAGTAGCTTCTGGCATAAAGCGGGTGCTTGAGTGGAGGTTTCCCGACAAGGTCAAAGATGTAGTGGTGATAGCAGGAGATGGTGCAACGGTGGATATAGGTCTTGATTGCACCCTTCAGTCCTTCTTCAGACAGGAAAAGATAACCACTATATGCTTTGACAACGAAGTCTACGCCAATACCGGTGGGCAAGAAAGTGGCACAACAGTAAAGGGACATGTCTTTAAGATGGCACCAAAGGGTAAGCAATGGGAAAAGGTTCCTATGTGGCAACTTGCCATAGACTCTGGATGCCACTATGTGGCAAGGCTTACCGTGTCCTCTCCCAAAAGGGTAGAAACGGTCATAAAGAAAGCCATATACGTGGCAAGAGAAGTAGGACCCACATATGTGCATCTTTATACTCCTTGTATTCTTGAAATAGGTCTCAACTCCGACGATGGTCTTGACGAGATGAGGCAAAGAGACAAGGAAAGGTTTGCCTTCTTTGAGTATGTTTCTGAGCCTGCAAAGGAAGTAATTGAACGCAAAAAAGAGGAGGGCTTGTTATGA
- a CDS encoding ferredoxin oxidoreductase, which yields MYYVAEVINEECSKYNCKQCTLFCPEPNTLMYSDEEHHAFVVQERCKGCALCVYVCSNLLKRNAIHMVMPTVHAEK from the coding sequence ATGTACTATGTGGCAGAGGTTATAAACGAGGAGTGCAGTAAGTATAACTGTAAGCAGTGCACCCTTTTCTGCCCTGAGCCAAATACCCTTATGTACAGTGATGAGGAGCATCATGCCTTTGTAGTGCAGGAACGATGTAAAGGCTGTGCTTTATGTGTATATGTTTGTTCAAACCTTCTAAAAAGAAACGCCATACACATGGTAATGCCTACAGTGCATGCGGAGAAGTAA
- a CDS encoding Uma2 family endonuclease: protein MAVKEKVWTYEDYLSLEEEKRYEIIDGELLEMPAPSLKHQKIVGTLYRLLSQHVEEKALGEVYISPVDVVLSPYHVVQPDIVLVLKENYHTLKENSIHGSPDLVVEVVSPSTFKRDTEDKRKLYAKYGVKEYWLVFPEERVVEVLTLEGNEYEVFSHAFESGKVCSKLLEDFCLNLEEIF, encoded by the coding sequence ATGGCGGTAAAGGAAAAAGTTTGGACTTACGAGGACTATCTCAGCCTTGAGGAAGAAAAAAGGTATGAGATAATTGACGGAGAGCTACTTGAAATGCCAGCACCAAGTCTAAAGCATCAAAAAATAGTAGGGACGCTCTATAGACTTCTTTCCCAGCATGTAGAAGAAAAAGCCTTGGGAGAAGTCTATATTTCTCCAGTGGATGTGGTTTTGTCTCCTTACCATGTGGTCCAGCCAGATATAGTGCTGGTCTTAAAGGAAAACTATCACACCCTTAAAGAGAACTCTATACATGGCTCTCCAGACCTTGTGGTGGAAGTGGTCTCTCCTTCTACCTTCAAAAGAGACACAGAGGACAAGAGAAAGCTGTATGCCAAGTATGGTGTAAAGGAGTATTGGCTTGTGTTTCCAGAGGAAAGGGTGGTGGAGGTGCTCACCTTGGAGGGAAATGAGTATGAGGTTTTCTCCCACGCCTTTGAAAGCGGAAAGGTTTGTTCAAAGCTTCTTGAAGATTTTTGCCTAAATTTAGAAGAGATTTTTTAA
- a CDS encoding 2-oxoacid:acceptor oxidoreductase family protein, which produces MTRRRVNIRMPALGGQGAVTAAHIIATAADYEGYYAVSNPFFGAEKRMAPAESYARIGIEPIYDRGEVVYPDVIMVFHPQVITMGKSYTMPFYSGIKRKGLIIINTEEDLLTDEDKERLEELEVKVFNFPATKFAIDIAGTELSTNMAMIGALFGAIGRVSIEAIEEGIKSRFLKKFVASGGTASLDSALERKFKKKLELIEKNLNTAKAAYELAQRWAQEQGLEPFLPPPPKKVAV; this is translated from the coding sequence ATGACAAGGAGAAGGGTAAACATTCGTATGCCCGCCCTTGGAGGTCAAGGTGCAGTTACCGCTGCACACATAATAGCCACAGCAGCGGACTATGAAGGCTATTATGCAGTCTCTAACCCCTTCTTTGGTGCAGAGAAGAGAATGGCACCCGCAGAAAGTTATGCACGCATAGGAATAGAACCCATATACGACAGAGGTGAAGTGGTATACCCAGATGTTATCATGGTCTTTCACCCTCAAGTTATCACCATGGGTAAGTCCTATACCATGCCCTTCTACTCAGGCATAAAGAGAAAAGGTCTTATCATCATAAATACGGAGGAAGACCTGCTTACCGACGAAGACAAGGAAAGACTTGAAGAGCTTGAAGTAAAAGTCTTTAACTTTCCAGCCACCAAGTTTGCCATAGATATAGCAGGCACAGAACTTTCCACCAATATGGCTATGATAGGTGCTCTCTTTGGTGCTATAGGTAGGGTTAGCATCGAAGCCATTGAGGAAGGTATAAAGTCAAGGTTCCTCAAGAAGTTTGTAGCCTCTGGTGGAACCGCCTCTTTGGACTCCGCACTTGAGAGGAAGTTCAAGAAAAAGTTGGAGCTAATAGAGAAAAACCTCAACACCGCAAAGGCTGCATATGAACTTGCCCAAAGATGGGCACAGGAGCAAGGTCTTGAGCCTTTCCTTCCTCCTCCTCCCAAAAAGGTAGCGGTGTAA
- the mutL gene encoding DNA mismatch repair endonuclease MutL yields the protein ISYILMRINLLPEEVKSHIASGEVIESPAECVKELMENSLDAGATFVDVEVIKGGKRYISVRDNGIGIPSEDIHKAIMSGATSKIRNLEDLQSLSTYGFRGEALHSISLVSKMVLRSRFFQEEVGKELKVEGGRVVSEKPVGMPVGTHVEVYDLFYNLPVRRVFLQREDTERRKIYKVFKALALANPKTAFRLRAEGKDIYHLKPAMDIKERAEELFQIKLEHVVREDGPFRVDLLVSVNREGKELFLFVNGRPVQNKSLSEYVRKVWGKTGLVLCYVRVPPYLLDVNVHPKKTEVKILKEGSLKNLIKSSLEARHRHIPVMLFQKKAEYKTEPELIGIIDNTLIVAKVGDYLYFFDQHLLSERYNYEVLKMQEDKACRSSIRAGDKIDQKKARELLRWWLSFENKEACPHGRPIYYRIYLGDIYKKLQRG from the coding sequence ATATCTTATATCCTTATGCGTATAAATCTTCTGCCAGAAGAGGTAAAGAGCCACATAGCCTCTGGAGAGGTTATAGAAAGTCCAGCGGAATGCGTCAAAGAGCTTATGGAGAACTCCCTTGATGCAGGTGCTACCTTTGTAGATGTGGAAGTAATAAAGGGTGGCAAAAGATACATAAGCGTGCGAGATAACGGTATAGGAATACCTTCAGAAGACATACACAAGGCTATTATGAGCGGTGCAACCAGCAAAATAAGAAACCTTGAAGACCTCCAAAGCCTTTCCACTTATGGCTTTAGGGGTGAAGCCCTTCACTCCATTAGCCTTGTAAGTAAGATGGTTCTTAGGTCAAGGTTTTTCCAAGAGGAGGTAGGTAAAGAGCTAAAAGTTGAAGGTGGAAGGGTGGTAAGCGAAAAACCTGTTGGTATGCCTGTGGGCACTCATGTAGAAGTTTATGACCTTTTCTATAACCTACCAGTAAGAAGGGTCTTTCTTCAAAGGGAAGATACGGAAAGGAGAAAGATATATAAAGTTTTTAAGGCTCTTGCCTTGGCAAACCCAAAAACTGCCTTTCGCTTACGGGCAGAGGGGAAAGATATATACCATCTTAAGCCTGCTATGGATATAAAGGAACGAGCGGAAGAACTTTTTCAGATAAAGTTGGAGCACGTAGTAAGAGAGGATGGTCCTTTTCGGGTTGACCTTTTAGTCTCGGTAAACAGGGAGGGAAAAGAGCTTTTCCTTTTTGTAAATGGCAGACCTGTGCAGAACAAGAGCCTTTCTGAGTATGTTAGAAAAGTGTGGGGCAAGACTGGTTTGGTGCTTTGTTATGTGCGAGTGCCTCCATACCTTTTGGATGTAAACGTCCATCCTAAGAAAACAGAGGTGAAAATCCTCAAAGAAGGTAGTCTAAAAAACCTCATAAAGTCTTCTCTGGAGGCAAGGCACAGGCATATACCCGTTATGCTGTTTCAAAAAAAGGCGGAATACAAAACAGAGCCAGAGCTTATTGGTATAATAGATAACACGCTAATAGTGGCTAAGGTGGGGGATTATCTATATTTCTTTGACCAGCACTTGCTTTCAGAAAGGTATAATTACGAGGTTCTTAAGATGCAAGAGGACAAAGCTTGTAGGTCTTCCATAAGGGCAGGAGACAAGATTGACCAAAAGAAGGCAAGAGAGCTCCTAAGGTGGTGGCTTTCCTTTGAGAATAAGGAAGCATGTCCTCATGGCAGACCCATATACTACCGCATATATCTTGGTGATATCTACAAAAAACTCCAAAGAGGCTAA
- a CDS encoding transketolase C-terminal domain-containing protein, translating into MQTSTETVIYNRAGQRVVSPDYLLFEAPRTKHFMTGSEAVKEAVKRASVDASVSYPITPQSEAAHLIGELWVEGYVGVYFRGESEFGVMSEIAGCALAGARCITTTSGPGTLRAFENFPMWAGTRIPVQLVLMARGVNAPLSIQPDNLEVSFLLDTGCMIWYAENAQDLFDMILAGFVVAEQPSVHVPLITVVDGFFVSHTREAVMLPPDDIALPPYNPYRAPMPVIDAEVPPGRFLRDPFVMKSNYISYATHASWQWEVRAAIERSRPFAKHYLRGLIEEFGDPSAELVFVACGTAAAQSKEAVRLLEEEEGIKARVVKLKTIRPFPIEELRQAVKGAKYIFVPEFNVVGWLEREVRRYLYGHSDAEIIGAPRVAGGMTMPAEVIVKEVLKLTGKEVKHVI; encoded by the coding sequence ATGCAAACATCTACCGAGACAGTTATATACAACAGGGCAGGACAGAGGGTAGTCTCACCCGACTACCTTCTTTTTGAAGCACCAAGGACAAAGCACTTTATGACAGGCTCAGAGGCGGTAAAGGAGGCGGTAAAAAGGGCTTCTGTAGATGCCTCTGTTTCTTACCCTATAACTCCTCAGTCTGAGGCGGCACATCTTATAGGTGAACTTTGGGTTGAAGGCTACGTGGGCGTATACTTTAGAGGAGAGTCCGAGTTTGGTGTTATGTCTGAAATAGCGGGTTGTGCTTTGGCTGGGGCAAGATGTATAACTACCACTTCTGGACCTGGAACTCTTAGGGCTTTTGAAAACTTTCCCATGTGGGCGGGGACAAGGATACCAGTGCAACTTGTCTTGATGGCAAGGGGTGTAAACGCACCACTTTCCATACAGCCTGATAACCTTGAAGTGAGCTTTTTGCTTGATACGGGTTGTATGATATGGTATGCGGAGAATGCGCAGGACCTTTTTGATATGATATTGGCTGGTTTTGTGGTGGCGGAACAGCCTTCTGTGCATGTTCCTCTCATAACGGTCGTAGATGGCTTTTTCGTTTCTCACACCCGTGAAGCGGTTATGCTCCCACCAGACGATATAGCCCTTCCACCCTATAATCCTTACAGAGCACCAATGCCTGTTATAGACGCGGAAGTGCCACCAGGAAGGTTTCTAAGAGACCCATTTGTGATGAAGTCCAACTACATCTCCTATGCAACCCATGCCAGCTGGCAGTGGGAAGTGAGAGCTGCCATTGAAAGGTCAAGACCCTTCGCTAAGCACTACCTTAGAGGTCTTATAGAGGAGTTTGGAGACCCCTCTGCGGAGCTTGTCTTTGTGGCTTGTGGCACTGCGGCTGCTCAGTCAAAGGAGGCGGTCAGGCTCTTGGAGGAAGAAGAAGGCATAAAGGCAAGAGTGGTAAAGCTAAAAACCATAAGACCCTTCCCCATAGAGGAGCTAAGGCAGGCGGTAAAGGGTGCTAAATACATCTTTGTGCCCGAGTTTAATGTGGTAGGATGGCTTGAAAGAGAGGTAAGAAGATATCTATACGGTCATTCAGATGCGGAAATCATAGGCGCACCAAGGGTAGCAGGTGGAATGACCATGCCTGCGGAGGTCATAGTCAAAGAAGTTCTTAAACTTACAGGAAAGGAGGTAAAGCATGTCATATAA
- the hisF gene encoding imidazole glycerol phosphate synthase subunit HisF, giving the protein MLAKRIIPCLDVDKGRVVKGVRFLNLVDAGDPVEVAKVYEEQGADELVFLDITASAEDRKITLEVVKRVAEEVFMPFTVGGGISSLEDMRRLLEAGADKVSINTSAVKNPQLIYEGAKKFGSQCIVVAIDAKRKGNGWEVYIHGGRTPTGLDAIEWAKKAESLGAGEILLTSMDRDGTKSGYDIELTKAVSKAVNIPVIASGGAGSMEHFYEAFVLGGADACLAASLFHFKEISIPELKGYLASKGVPVRS; this is encoded by the coding sequence ATGCTTGCAAAGAGGATAATACCCTGTCTTGATGTTGACAAGGGAAGGGTAGTAAAGGGGGTGAGGTTTTTAAACCTTGTGGATGCGGGAGACCCAGTGGAGGTGGCAAAGGTTTACGAAGAGCAGGGAGCGGATGAGCTGGTTTTTCTTGATATAACTGCCTCTGCGGAGGACAGAAAGATAACCCTTGAGGTGGTAAAGAGGGTAGCGGAAGAGGTTTTCATGCCTTTTACCGTAGGTGGTGGTATCTCAAGCCTTGAGGATATGAGAAGACTCTTAGAGGCTGGTGCGGACAAGGTTTCAATAAACACTTCTGCTGTGAAAAACCCTCAGCTCATCTATGAGGGTGCAAAGAAATTTGGCTCTCAGTGTATTGTGGTTGCCATAGATGCAAAGAGAAAGGGAAACGGCTGGGAAGTCTACATACACGGTGGTAGAACTCCCACAGGTCTTGACGCTATTGAATGGGCAAAGAAAGCAGAAAGTCTTGGAGCGGGTGAGATACTGTTAACTTCCATGGATAGGGATGGAACGAAGTCTGGTTATGATATAGAGCTAACTAAGGCTGTTTCTAAAGCGGTAAATATACCTGTTATAGCCTCGGGTGGGGCTGGCTCAATGGAGCATTTTTATGAAGCTTTTGTTCTTGGTGGTGCGGACGCATGCCTTGCAGCATCTCTCTTTCACTTTAAAGAGATAAGCATACCAGAGCTTAAAGGCTACTTAGCCTCAAAGGGAGTGCCTGTAAGAAGTTAA
- a CDS encoding Uma2 family endonuclease gives MKTQDKVWTYEDYLSLEEEKRYEIIDGELFEMPAPSVRHQEISGRLYVKLFNHIVESSLGKVLYAPIDVVLSEKDLLQPDLVVVLKENLSIVQERGIFGAPDLVVEIVSASSYKRDTEDKKKLYASYGVKEYWLVLPELRLIEVLTLQEGEYRAFSFACERGKVCSKVVEGLCVELEGVLP, from the coding sequence ATGAAAACTCAAGACAAGGTCTGGACCTACGAAGACTACCTTAGCCTTGAGGAAGAGAAAAGGTATGAGATAATTGACGGGGAGCTATTTGAAATGCCAGCACCCAGCGTTAGACATCAAGAGATATCTGGTAGGTTGTATGTGAAACTTTTCAACCATATAGTGGAGAGCTCTCTCGGGAAAGTCCTTTACGCTCCTATAGACGTGGTGCTTTCGGAGAAGGACCTTCTCCAGCCAGACCTTGTGGTGGTGCTTAAGGAGAACTTGTCTATAGTTCAAGAAAGAGGCATCTTTGGTGCTCCAGACCTTGTGGTGGAAATTGTATCTGCCAGCTCTTACAAAAGGGACACAGAGGACAAAAAGAAACTATACGCAAGCTATGGTGTAAAGGAATACTGGCTTGTGCTTCCAGAGCTAAGGCTCATTGAAGTGCTTACCCTTCAAGAAGGCGAATACAGGGCTTTCTCCTTTGCCTGTGAAAGGGGCAAGGTGTGTTCAAAGGTGGTTGAGGGTTTGTGTGTGGAGTTGGAAGGAGTGCTACCATGA
- a CDS encoding AAA family ATPase, whose translation MIVVVMGLSGSGKSFLASILHQDFGFEWLRSDLIRKELAGIKPYESAKSGYGEGIYSQEWTKRVYEEMIRRAKELVCSGKNVVLDATFLQDWQRELVRKNFPNAIFLLAYAEDQIVIKRLKERRDISDADLEVYLRQKENFVPPPYAIRVDTNKTRNELKAVLQEILQGYEKKDIQENAL comes from the coding sequence ATGATAGTAGTGGTTATGGGTCTTTCTGGCTCTGGCAAATCCTTCCTTGCAAGCATACTCCATCAGGACTTTGGCTTTGAATGGCTAAGGAGCGACCTAATAAGAAAGGAGCTTGCTGGTATAAAGCCCTATGAAAGTGCTAAATCTGGCTACGGTGAAGGTATATATTCACAAGAATGGACAAAAAGAGTTTATGAGGAAATGATAAGAAGGGCTAAAGAATTGGTCTGTAGTGGTAAAAATGTAGTGCTTGATGCAACTTTCCTTCAGGATTGGCAAAGAGAACTGGTAAGGAAAAACTTTCCAAATGCTATATTTCTGCTTGCCTACGCAGAAGACCAAATAGTAATAAAAAGGCTTAAGGAAAGGCGGGATATATCCGATGCGGACCTTGAGGTGTATCTAAGGCAAAAAGAAAACTTTGTTCCTCCTCCTTATGCTATACGCGTAGATACAAACAAAACCAGAAATGAGCTCAAGGCTGTCCTGCAGGAGATACTCCAAGGGTATGAGAAGAAAGACATTCAAGAGAACGCTCTATAG
- a CDS encoding Uma2 family endonuclease, protein MTIREKAWTYEDYLSLEGEKRYEIIDGELLEMPAPSLKHQKIVGTLYRLLSQHVEEKALGEVYISPVDVVLSPYHVVQPDIVLVLKENYHTLKENSIHGSPDLVVEVVSPSTFKRDTEDKRKLYAKYGVKEYWLVFPEERVVEVLTLEGNEYEVFSHAFESGKVCSKLLEDFCLNLEGVFGAVVER, encoded by the coding sequence ATGACTATAAGAGAAAAGGCTTGGACATATGAGGACTATCTCAGCCTTGAGGGAGAAAAAAGGTATGAGATAATTGACGGAGAGCTACTTGAAATGCCAGCACCAAGTCTAAAGCATCAAAAAATAGTAGGGACGCTCTATAGACTTCTTTCCCAGCATGTAGAAGAAAAAGCCTTGGGAGAAGTCTATATTTCTCCAGTGGATGTGGTTTTGTCTCCTTACCATGTGGTCCAGCCAGATATAGTGCTGGTCTTAAAGGAAAACTATCACACCCTTAAAGAGAACTCTATACATGGCTCTCCAGACCTTGTGGTGGAAGTGGTCTCTCCTTCTACCTTCAAAAGAGACACAGAGGACAAGAGAAAGCTGTATGCCAAGTATGGTGTAAAGGAGTATTGGCTTGTGTTTCCAGAGGAAAGGGTGGTGGAGGTGCTCACCTTGGAGGGAAATGAGTATGAGGTTTTCTCCCACGCCTTTGAAAGCGGAAAGGTTTGTTCAAAGCTTCTTGAAGATTTTTGCCTAAATTTAGAAGGTGTCTTTGGTGCAGTTGTAGAGAGGTAA
- a CDS encoding carbon monoxide dehydrogenase beta subunit family protein: MATLGPAGFSPYPVAVYEGVLNPPPGKALMFNEIVDEELAMREAAKAMLTRPNPTIFPGPQVLYAWNEEAKEKAKLVKKMAQVLGAKIIPMYDYRPKYPKINPAVEINPNHPNLTIWHNKIKACIFIGVHCHYANVALKIIRAETDCFTIAMCSMDGHEDAMITLRDQHLEEVEKFIRIAEEVKRELGK; the protein is encoded by the coding sequence ATGGCAACACTTGGACCAGCAGGTTTTTCACCTTATCCAGTAGCGGTTTATGAAGGTGTTTTAAATCCTCCACCGGGCAAGGCTCTTATGTTTAATGAGATAGTGGACGAAGAGCTTGCCATGAGAGAAGCTGCAAAGGCAATGCTTACAAGACCAAACCCCACCATATTCCCAGGTCCTCAGGTCCTTTACGCTTGGAACGAAGAGGCTAAGGAAAAGGCAAAGTTAGTGAAGAAGATGGCACAGGTTCTTGGTGCAAAAATAATCCCCATGTATGACTACAGACCCAAATATCCTAAGATAAACCCAGCGGTGGAAATAAACCCTAACCATCCAAACCTTACCATATGGCACAACAAGATAAAGGCATGCATATTCATAGGCGTGCATTGCCACTATGCAAATGTTGCCTTGAAGATAATAAGGGCGGAGACAGACTGCTTTACCATAGCCATGTGTAGCATGGATGGACACGAAGATGCCATGATAACCCTCAGAGACCAACACTTGGAAGAGGTGGAAAAGTTCATAAGGATAGCAGAGGAGGTAAAAAGGGAGCTTGGAAAATGA